A portion of the Lolium rigidum isolate FL_2022 chromosome 1, APGP_CSIRO_Lrig_0.1, whole genome shotgun sequence genome contains these proteins:
- the LOC124673111 gene encoding uncharacterized protein At3g17950-like isoform X1, with translation MDLDDEMMPYSPSADSSPSSSDLDTESTGSFFPDRSTTLGTLMGVSAFGGGQRRSTRAPPGEMGEGPTRAPPEEEGQGRRAGGWRRRRRRRRGGSWWRLCRDDTGGPPTRLGEFLDMERQLAGADFLCDGGGGPQVLPEAASVAATALFEDGRVRPPQQRTAPPEERGRWRLQRSGEASSASSSLARLPVLLTGICSGGAG, from the exons ATGGACCTCGACGACGAGATGATGCCCTACTCCCCCTCCGCCGActcctcgccgtcctcctccGACCTCGACACCGAG TCGACGGGGTCCTTCTTCCCGGACCGGAGCACGACGCTGGGGACGCTGATGGGCGTGTCGGCGTTCGGCGGCGGGCAGCGAAGGTCGACGAGGGCCCCGCCGGGGGAGATGGGCGAGGGGCCGACGCGggcgccgccggaggaggagggacAGGGGAGGCGCGcgggcgggtggcggcggcggaggagacggCGCCGGGGCGGGAGCTGGTGGCGGCTGTGCCGCGACGACACAGGCGGGCCGCCCACGAGGCTGGGCGAGTTCCTGGACATGGAGCGGCAACTCGCCGGCGCCGACTTCCtgtgcgacggcggcggtggaccACAGGTGCTGCCCGAGGCGGCATCCGTTGCGGCGACGGCGCTGTTCGAGGACGGGAGGGTGCGCCCGCCGCAGCAGCGGACTGCTCCGCCGGAGGAAAGGGGAAGATGGCGCCTGCAGCGGTCAGGGGAGGCGTCGTCCGCGTCGTCATCGCTTGCCAGGCTCCCGGTGCTGCTCACCGGCATCTGCAGCGGCGGAGCGGGGTAG
- the LOC124673111 gene encoding uncharacterized protein At3g17950-like isoform X2, which translates to MDLDDEMMPYSPSADSSPSSSDLDTESTGSFFPDRSTTLGTLMGVSAFGGGQRRSTRAPPGEMGEGPTRAPPEEEGQGRRAGGWRRRRRRRRGGSWWRLCRDDTGGPPTRLGEFLDMERQLAGADFLCDGGGGPQQRTAPPEERGRWRLQRSGEASSASSSLARLPVLLTGICSGGAG; encoded by the exons ATGGACCTCGACGACGAGATGATGCCCTACTCCCCCTCCGCCGActcctcgccgtcctcctccGACCTCGACACCGAG TCGACGGGGTCCTTCTTCCCGGACCGGAGCACGACGCTGGGGACGCTGATGGGCGTGTCGGCGTTCGGCGGCGGGCAGCGAAGGTCGACGAGGGCCCCGCCGGGGGAGATGGGCGAGGGGCCGACGCGggcgccgccggaggaggagggacAGGGGAGGCGCGcgggcgggtggcggcggcggaggagacggCGCCGGGGCGGGAGCTGGTGGCGGCTGTGCCGCGACGACACAGGCGGGCCGCCCACGAGGCTGGGCGAGTTCCTGGACATGGAGCGGCAACTCGCCGGCGCCGACTTCCtgtgcgacggcggcggtggaccACAG CAGCGGACTGCTCCGCCGGAGGAAAGGGGAAGATGGCGCCTGCAGCGGTCAGGGGAGGCGTCGTCCGCGTCGTCATCGCTTGCCAGGCTCCCGGTGCTGCTCACCGGCATCTGCAGCGGCGGAGCGGGGTAG